In the Anastrepha obliqua isolate idAnaObli1 chromosome 1, idAnaObli1_1.0, whole genome shotgun sequence genome, one interval contains:
- the LOC129241497 gene encoding uncharacterized protein LOC129241497 has product MTDQGRTAHVNLPKRFEFVPSSIARGSLRGLKRCPGCGQLNGVRSSICRNEDCKLRKDALRLHIPLDPIRLESLDKRKTLYSLRSKEKNAQPRNFVLSTAACGSDSTTFECYSCCPSGINNSTLCKHILACNTTNGDSLPQAEIFSISRDVLWNLNGLDEEHKKRLWSIYQQEENSVPAVQRISSSLFVVRCDESKVFPAGRLHVTAISNGISTRKGIYSCACKKLKIIVEPDNSVVMQEEVCDHILLVLAAVLSNRKGKTAYGNFASALKSYWMPTSIETPIVDSTQEDALFGLSIDIGGNFDMERSDSRQVDDIFIYNNDFMSDGNIPDFEDIILNYPLNSVENLQSQNISDNCMPTNAATNPNDILHPGDPNLGLSFAITAEDVEDIQLHNAPSINAVKAVQSNLPSNLTTAHLELSDCKIELMDQFELTDQIDLSTTDDITLQQEQTWLGNGISILEAPVLNSTASTIGCNEVSPVLETPSTTPHTAYYDSNSLLKANQVVEAPPIELPTIAMVKKYPVKASELVNEVNTRKFPPLPAKRSLIINGTLESEEKQTNVGSQTNEIEEPSLAFSAWLDYVIEVINESVGTVEERNVEHTFHVHEEMFAHFSKRFSTGIKLRTPNSTTVVKAGKYKGLFKYVWYFSNATTIRRIFTTKNISLDTERIFEYNSDGIFVPYVRQPIMPAPKGKHKRVYPKLSLYKTHIWLESGSSEYKNNFKIEWLPGAFPKSHHGMLKLEFSVVVQDPHEMQRAIEGK; this is encoded by the exons atgactGACCAGGGGCGTACGGCTCAcgtaaatttaccaaaaagatTTGAATTCGTACCGTCCTCAATTGCGCGCGGATCTTTGCGCGGTTTGAAGCGATGCCCAGGTTGTGGTCAATTGAATGGTGTGCGTAGTTCTATCTGTCGCAATGAAGACTGTAAGTTGAGAAAAGATGCGCTGCGTCTGCATATACCTTTAGATCCTATACGCTTAGAGAGTTTGGATAAACGCAAAACACTGTATTCTCTGCGTAGTAAGGAAAAAAATGCACAGCCACGTAATTTTGTGCTATCAACAGCCGCATGCGGAAGCGATTCGACAACATTCGAATGCTACAGTTGTTGTCCTAGTGGCATCAACAATTCAACGCTTTGCAAACACATTTTAGCCTGCAATACCACAAATGGAGATTCGCTGCCACAAGcagaaatattttccatttctcGCGATGTGCTTTGGAACTTGAACGGCTTGGATGAAGAGCACAAGAAACGGCTGTGGAGCATCTACCAACAAGAAGAAAATAGTGTGCCCGCTGTGCAACGTATTTCTAGCTCATTGTTTGTGGTCAGGTGTGATGAGTCGAAAGTGTTTCCTGCTGGACGGCTACATGTTACAGCTATAAGCAACGGCATCTCCACGCGAAAGGGCATTTATTCTTGCGCCtgcaaaaaactcaaaattataGTCGAGCCAGACAATTCAGTCGTGATGCAAGAAGAAGTGTGTGACCATATTTTGTTAGTCTTAGCGGCAGTGCTAAGTAACCGAAAAGGTAAAACGGCATATGGAAACTTCGCAAGCGCACTCAAATCCTACTGGATGCCAACTAGTATTGAGACACCAATTGTGGACTCAACGCAGGAGGATGCACTGTTCGGTTTAAGCATAGACATTGGTGGCAACTTCGACATGGAAAGAAGTGATAGTCGACAAGTggacgatatttttatttacaataatgatTTTATGTCTGATGGA AATATTCCCGACTTCGAAGATATTATCCTCAACTATCCACTCAACTCTGTGGAAAATTTGCAaagccaaaatatttcggatAATTGCATGCCCACAAATGCAGCCACAAACCCAAATGATATATTACATCCTGGTGATCCGAATCTCGGTTTAAGTTTCGCCATTACGGCAGAGGACGTGGAGGACATACAACTGCACAATGCACCCTCCATCAATGCTGTTAAAGCGGTGCAATCAAATTTGCCCAGCAACTTAACGACAGCACACCTGGAGCTTAGCGATTGTAAAATCGAACTAATGGATCAGTTCGAACTTACCGATCAAATTGACCTATCGACAACGGACGATATCACTCTACAGCAAGAGCAAACATGGCTTGGCAATGGTATAAGCATCCTTGAAGCGCCAGTATTAAATAGCACAGCCTCTACTATTGGCTGCAATGAAGTGTCACCCGTTTTGGAAACGCCAAGCACCACACCGCACACAGCTTATTATGATAGTAATTCGTTGCTGAAAGCAAACCAAGTGGTTGAAGCACCACCGATTGAGTTACCAACAATAGCCATGGTGAAGAAATATCCGGTGAAAGCATCTGAGCTGGTTAATGAAGTAAATACGCGCAAATTTCCGCCACTACCAGCAAAGAGATCGCTAATTATTAATGGAACATTGGAGTCGGAGGAGAAACAAACGAATGTTGGAAGCCAAACAAATGAGATTGAAGAACCCTCGCTTGCCTTTTCTGCCTGGTTGGATTATGTGATTGAAGTGATCAACGAAAGTGTCGGTACTGTAGAAGAAAGAAATGTGGAACACACTTTTCATGTACACGAG GAAATGTTTGCGCATTTTAGCAAACGCTTCAGCACCGGCATTAAGCTGCGTACACCTAACAGTACAACGGTTGTAAAAGCGGGGAAATACAAAGGGCTCTTCAAATATGTTTGGTATTTCTCCAATGCAACAACGATTCGACGAATTttcacaacaaaaaat ATCTCACTCGACACCGAACgtatttttgaatacaattcCGATGGTATATTTGTGCCCTATGTAAGACAACCAATTATGCCCGCTCCGAAAGGAAAACACAAGCGTGTGTATCCCAAGCTCTCACTGTATAAGACGCATATTTGGCTCGAAAGCGGTAGCAGT gaatataaaaacaatttcaaaattgaatgGTTACCTGGTGCCTTTCCAAAGAGCCATCATGGCATGTTGAAACTTGAGTTTTCAGTAGTTGTGCAGGACCCGCACGAAATGCAAAGAGCAATTGAaggaaaataa